In Lolium rigidum isolate FL_2022 chromosome 3, APGP_CSIRO_Lrig_0.1, whole genome shotgun sequence, the genomic window CAGCAAACAGACGATACGCTGCCCGGCAAGTACAGTAAGGAAGTCATTAGGTAGGTGCTACACAGTACACAGCACTCAATATGGCTCGGACAACATGACGCCATTGGTGTCGTTAGTGGTGTACAGGCTACGGGCTTCACCAAAGCCTCTCGGGACATACCTGAGAACCTGCAACAAACGGTGTTGGTTTCCATGTTATTATTGGGATACAAGAGCAAACAAGACCTCGGCACAAGAGAGCATAATTGTTATATGATGTCTAACCTCAACAAAAACAGGGAGCGCTTCATCACGCTGTGCCTGCCACAGTGGCTGCATCCTGAGTTGCCCATGCGTAGGAAATGATGAAAACGACTAGTTAGAACAGCGATATAAAAAAAAAGCAGAAATTTCACACAAAACCATGTACTAAATCGGAAGTAAAAAAAAAGGTCCACTAAAACCATGGTGTGGTGGAGGGCATACCGGCTTGGAGGCGTCCTTgtcatttcctttagatcctccaCTAGGTGTTCCTGCAAACCTGGTAAAGTCATGAAAGACATGTCAGATAGCTGGTTGTTAGGTTAGGGTTCTATTGAAAAGAATGGCATAACGCTGCCGCATTCATCTACCTGAGGGCTCGTGCCTTCCGCTTCTCTTCTTCCGCCTTGCCAGCCTCTGTACTCTGGCCTGTGCTCTGACCAAATCGTTCTAAGCGGGCCTTTTTCTTGGCCTCAGTATCGTCAGAGGCAGGTGAGGGAAGGCCAAACCTAGCAAATTAATGGAAGTCTGTATCAGTTGATGATATGGGGGAGTCAAAAAACAAAGAACTGCATCATAGGTAACAAAGTGTATTACACACCTCTCAGCCCTGGATTTCTTCTTCTGCTCCTCCATCTTTTCATTTGAAGATACAGTCCCAAACCTTATAAACAAGATATCAAATGCCGTATTTCTTAGTATTCGACATATATCATGAGTGCAACAGATCGACCAGATAGAAACCACAGAAGTGACAGAGAAGACAGAGAATGACTTAGCATGGAAGCACTCCGTCCAAGTTTGAGCAAATTAAGACAGGAAACTAAAATGGAAATACATATTAACTTAAGTAGATTGAAGCTGAGTTTTCTAATATTAAGCAGCACTATGGCACAAAATTTGTATTTAATAATGATGTTGCAACATGTACTATCAATCAGTTCTAATAATCCAGCATGTACTAACAAGTTCATGTACTCACAAGTTGGAGGGAGTCTACCATACCGCGAGAGTGGGCTTAGGTGTGAGTTGGGGAGTTTGCCGTTCCAGTTCTTCGCAGCTGGTTTAACGGCTTCTTGTAAAAACTTTTCTATCCTTCTATAAAGATACGGTCCACCTTTGGCatacttttgaaaaaaaaaaacaagttcaTGTACTAAtggccagttttttttttttttttgatgttgCTAATGACTTCATGTACTATAAAATAACGCTTCAGCCATTTAAGCTGTATGCATAAGATGAGCACAATTTCTATGATATACAAAGCTTTGGAGTAAGAACTGCTCAATGATAACGTTCTTTCACCATACAGATCTTATTAAATGTGTTCAATAATAAGATCATTTCATCATACTGATCTTATTCTTAACAACCTAAACAACAAAACCAATGGACATACCTAAACTTAACTGTTAAAAGTTACAGCATCATTTTTACTCATTTTTTTTAACAGTTCTATTTAAAATGTGTCTGCTTAATTACGGATCTGTGTGTCTAATATTTCACCGGTTAGCAGGTATATTTTATAGCATTTAGATATGTCGCCTTCCAAAATTAAGTAAATGGCATGGAAGAGAATTTGTCAATATATCATGACAGAAATGGGATGTATGGTGAATCTAGCCTAACATTATGGCAGTCAGTGTAATAAATCTTTGAAGTCAAGACCATAGGACCAATAAAAAGATCGGCACTGTACTACAGTAGTATTACGCAGAGCATGAAGTGCTACGACTAAAGGAGGTAAAATTCTTGCCAtagcaagtactccctccggtcctaaatataagccatatagtttttggcacggaaattaagaaacacacattttgaaaaaattacaccatgtttggctgggattaaccctaggcaattaacgtgagctaatagaggactttgcataagctaAGGAAACATAATCAAATCACTAAGAATACTTTCCATACAAGTGGGGCAACCTCgtaaaccttatattctggaatttttctcaaaacactatatggcttatatttaggaacagagggagtacatgagAAGGCGAAACAAGCTCGTCTTCAGGATATCTAGGCATTGCTATCCCAACTAATGCAGCTATAATTGCACAGCCCCACAGGATAGTGCACATGGAAGTAACATTAACACCCTTACTATCTTCAGGATAATCCATTGGAGGTATACTGACTAAGTCACTTGTTCTTTGGCAGAAGGGCAACTTTCACAGCATTTGTAGATTACAATAAAAGCTTTGATGCTTAGATTATCAGCCATCGCAATAGTCTTTTTGTATTGACTACTCCTAAACATCCAGAAGCAGCTAAACGGTGTGATGGTTAGTTTTTATACCGTGTAAATCCGCTTCAAATCCATGCCTACTAGAAACAAGTTAACTGAAATCTACGAAGTGGGTACACTATTAGATCTGCAATACCACAATTTGAGATTAGCCCGTGGCCAACAATAAGCATGCATATTAGGGCTAATGCCTCAAAAGCACGGCAAGTGGAAAAGGTACACAATAATTTCTAACACGGCTACCCTAGAGAGCCAGACGCCGCCAAATCTGTCGGATCCGTAAAGGAAAATAAATCTGTAAACCCTAGCGGGAGGGGTTTGACAGAAGAATCacctctcggcgcgactgcttcgCTTCTCGTCCTCGGACATCACCACCTGTGTCCCAAACCGCTCCGCGCGGCGCATCTTCTTCTCCAGATccgtggccgcgccgccggccgcggcggcggcgctagggttttggGCTGCCGTGGGGTTCGGGGGCGCCTCCCCCGCGGCAGCGGTCGCCGGGGACGTCGGCTCGGCGGTGGCCGCGGCCTGCGCGGGCTTGGAATCCTCGGATGCCATCGGGGAGCGCTCGTCGGGGAGCGTCGCTCACGGTCGCGTAGGAGTGCGGCAGGAGATTTTTTTCTGGTGCTGCGTTTTCTGGTGCTGGAGTTCGCCTCTATGCTTCGCGAATGGGCCACAGTTTCAGTTGGGAGACAAATATACGGGCTTTGTGCGGGTAGGTGTCCAAACAGCGTTTCGGTGCGTGTCTAGAGGGAACGAGAGTTGAGCCGTTGAGCGCACCGGCGGGTCCTGCCCGGATCTAGGGCCTGCTTGGTTGGTAACAAGGATTTCCTCGTATACGTTGAGATGGAAAATGGAAGTTTGGCTGTATCGCATGAACTttaagggcgcgtttggttggtGGGCCGATTTCCTGCATGGCTGCGTAAGCGAGATGTGAGCTCCTGCGCGTCGCAAACGGGCCACGGTGCAATTTTGGACTGTTGTTCGACAGGCTGTGTAATTTTTTTGGCCCAGCAGAAACAAATGGCTCAGTTTGTTTGGTTTCATACCAGCCCAGTAAAAGCCTCACCACTTATCCACATGGTGACTTTACCTCTCACCACCTCACCTATCACAAAGCCTCACGTCGCCGTTCACAAGTTTCGGCACGTCGGCGACCACGAAGACAGACATCACCATGGCACCGTCGATCACGCCGGTCAAAACCGTCAccgcgtcgccgaccacgaagacgaaaagcaccatgacaccgtcggtcacgccggtcagaagcatgggcacgtcgccgaccacgaagatgaagaccaccataGCACCGTCGTTCACGCCGGCCAAAAGCATCACCACCTCGCTGACCACAAGGACGAAGctaaacaccaccatgacactacCGTTCACGGCCGTCACAAGCATAACCATGTCGCCGATGACGAAGCTaaataccaccatgacaccgtcggtcacgccggtcacaagcaccaCCACGTCGTGgaccacgaagatgaacatcaccatgctgccaccaccatggattatcacctacttctcacatatcatcaccacgtcgccgtctaTGAAGATGACAAGCGAATCTCAAGGCCACTCTTTCTCCAGGCTTTCTTTCCGCACTATTATGGATAGTCAAATAAGGGGAAAAATTGGATTCAATTGTCAACCGGTCCTATCAAAAATAGGATTGACTATGGATTCGAGCCATCCCACATGGTCAAAAGTAATGAAACTATACTCACACATATGTACACATTACAGTATACTAGTGAGTCATTATTTATCCGTCTATGTCCACCAAAACAAAAAACTTTTAACATGAAAATCATGCGGAAGGGTGAGGTGAACCCACccctcaaaggaaatttcaaatggttgagcgtgtgcgacgaatttggcaaaattcactgaaaacttcatacacgaaattgacgatttacgaccgacgaaactcgaaaccgattgtgggAATTGATTCCTATCATCAACAcacatctttttcatgtacaacttatttCGATTCAgactatgtttgtgttgatttaaGGAGAGGGTGTGTGGAGTAGTGTAAGGGAGAGTGAGCTTAACCCAGAGTACGTGCAGGCGTTGCATCAGTGCAGCCAAAGAAGCTCGAGAATGGGTCTGTCTGGAGAAACTGTCGAAccaggcgttcctccagggcctgtcccggggtgctttaaaacccggttCATGCAAGAACGTGGCTCGGCCCAGGCATCCAAACGGATCGAAAATTGAtggcccgatgcgagccaaggggcgcacaggctaccaaacgagcCCTAAAGCATCCGAAAATATTTACATAGGAGGACGCTTGATTCCATCGTTTCTTGCGATGCAGCCCTGTCTCGTGTTTGCTGGGCAAAAATGCGCTGAGCTGATGCAAGGGAGCGATGGCGGGAGCCCGCGCGCACCGGAGAAAATTGTGGGAGAAATTCTCTCACCTCCCGCTGAACCCCTCCCCCCCTCCCGCCCCATTTACACCTCTTTACCTCACCGTCCAAAGCCGCGCCACCATTTTCCCCCTTTC contains:
- the LOC124698183 gene encoding protein MODIFIER OF SNC1 11-like — its product is MASEDSKPAQAAATAEPTSPATAAAGEAPPNPTAAQNPSAAAAAGGAATDLEKKMRRAERFGTQVVMSEDEKRSSRAERFGTVSSNEKMEEQKKKSRAERFGLPSPASDDTEAKKKARLERFGQSTGQSTEAGKAEEEKRKARALRFAGTPSGGSKGNDKDASKPDAATVAGTA